The following DNA comes from Methanothermus fervidus DSM 2088.
TTTTATCTTTTTCTAAAAGTTTGTTTATCATTTCAGCCAAAATTTCAACATTTTCTATATCTACACCAGAATCTGGTTCATCTAACATTATAAATTCTGGGTTTTGTGCTAGAAGCTGCAATATTTCAGATCTTTTCATTTCTCCTCCTGAAAATCCTAAATTTACATCTCTACTAAGGAAATCTTTATTAAATTTTAATTTTGTTGCAAATCTATATATTTTTGGATCTAATTTTTCATCTAAAGAACAACCACTTTCTATTTTTAATAAATCAATAAGGCGCACTCCTCTTATTGCTGGTGGATTTTGAAATGCCACTCCTATTCCCATTTTAGCTCGTTCTGTAGTATTTAAATTGGTAATATCTTTGCCTTTAAACAATATTTCTCCTCTAACTACTTTATATTCTGGAAAACCAAGAATTGTTAAAAATAAAGTACTCTTTCCTGCTCCGTTTGGTCCAAGTAAAACATGAGTCTCTCCCTTACCTATATAAAGATCTACACCATTCAATATTCTTTTACCATTGACCTCTACCACAAGATCATTAATTTCGAGAAGCAATTTAGATCCTCCTATAAAATTCATTTAAATTCATCAATCAATACCTTCTCAAATAATTTTAGACATCTTTTTATTCCATGAGCTTGTCTTTCCAAAATTTTTTTGGGTTCTGAAAATCTTAAATCTGCATGAACACCAGAATCTGTTATTATTTCAGATTTATTTGTTACAATTGCTATACCACCTCTACCAACGCCTGCTGTAGTGCCTATCCCTATATCCGCATTAGTGATTCTTTTAATGGATTTAGCCATCTTAAGAGCCATTTTTTTGTCTGATTTTTCATTGTAAACTTTTATATCTCCTAAAACATGGTCAGGTGTCAATGGCTTAATTTTAAGAATTGTTTTTAATCCAGAAATCGTTGGAATAAACAATGCTGCAACTAAAGATATTTTATAGTCTTCTCTCTTTATACTCCAATCATAGTTGAGAGGATATCCTTGTGCAAATGCATGTATTTCCCTGCCAATTTTTCCATGTGTGAAACATTCTGCTGTTGCTACCCTAATCATCTAACTTCTTCCTCAAAAGTTTTAAAATATTGGCTGTAATAACATTTGCAATTCTATCAAGGACATATGGAGTTATTGGTTCCCAATCTTTTATTAATTTACCTGTACCTACAAGAATATGATTTTTCTTAATTCCTTCATTTCTTAAACCTAAAACTATTGGATTCTCTGGAGCATCTTCTATATTGAATACTTTAATTTCTTCTTCCCCAATTCCAAAGACACCCATTGTACTTATTGTATATGCACCTATTTCATGAGCTTTTTTTATGATTTTAGCTGTGATGGGTATGGTATTACCTCCTGCAATAGTAATACACACAACATCTCCATCTATAATTTCTAGATTATCCTTTGACACATAACAAGGCATGGTTTCAATTTTCTTAGAACATGGTAATCTTTTTAGGAATTCTGTTTTATATTCTCCAATTTTACCTCCTAACATCCTAAATATAAAATCTTCTTCAGAAATTTTTTGACCATCTATTGCTTTTATTATTACAGGTCCGCCTCTATGTACTTCTATTAAATTTAAAGCTATTCTAATACCTAACCTACCTAACCCAACAATAGTTACTTTACCTTTTGGATTTTTAAGTTTTTCAAGCTCTGAAATATTCATAATATGTCCCATTTTATTGGTTTGTCAGCTATATCTACTTCAATTCCTAAATTTGAAATAATTTTAGCAAGTTTGTATAGCCCTGGAAGTTCTGTGAAATAATGAGTGGCATCAATTAAAGTTAAATTTAGGTGATATGCTAAAACCATTGTTTTATAAATTAAATCACCTGAGAGATAAACATCTGCATTCTTTTCATATGCTTTTTTAACAAGACGTTCATTGCTTAAACCAAAGCCTGAAACAATTGCCACATATTCTACAATTAAATTTTTATCAAAATTAACAACTTTAACATTATCTATTGATAATTTTTCTTTGATAAGTTTTATAAATTCTGGTAAAGAAACAGCTTTTATTTTGCAAAGTCTTCCTATTCCACTATCCTCATCCAAAACATCCTTTATTTCCATATTTAATGTTTCTGCAAGAGCATCACAAGCTCCGCCTTTTACCACATCCCAATTAGAATGTATAACATAAGCAGGTATTTCTGGCTTAGACAAAGGTGGATGATGAAGAATCAGAAGATCATATTTGTTTAATTTTTTTGTTGGGACATAATCCATTGAAACCAAAACTTTTTTTACTTCTAAATTTTCAAGATCTTTACCAATAAAACCAATTTTATCCCCATCAACTGCAAGATTTTTTGGAACAATTTCTTCTATTTTTTTAAATAATTCTTTGGCCTTCATTTTATCTCAATAACTTTAGATTTTATTTTTTTAATAAATTTTTCAATTACTTTATCGCAAGATACTGGCCTCAAAGAAGACACAATAAGCGCATGTTTTTTTAATTTTTTCATGAATTTGGTGAAGTTATTTTCTTTAAATAACATTCCCTCATAAAATTCAAATGGTGACATGCAATAAAGTACGCCTTCAACATCAAAAAAATAATTCATAACATTTTTTAAAACCTCAATTGTGAGTGTCATTGTTCCAGAAGTTTTACTTTGTAGTCCATAAGTATAAAGAAAAGCCTTGTATTTGGCATTGATACTATCTATCAATCTTTTTTTACTGCCGATTTTTCTTATTGTTTTATCACTTCCGTCTGATCGTGGATCCTCAATTATAAATGCTTTTGTATAAAATTTATTTAGATTTTCTATGCCACCAATACCAGTAGTGTCTATAATTAGATCCCATTTCTTCCTTAATCCATCTAAACCAATCTTAAATTCTATATTTTTTTCTACTAAATTTATAACCTGAGGATGGATATCAACTAAAGTAATCTCTGTATTTAAATTATTGGCTAAAAAAGAACCAGTAATGTATCCACCAATTATCAGACAATTTTTTGGTTTTAATTTTTTTTCTTTGAGCCACTTTATCACTGCTTTAGTTTTAACTTCACCAATATATTTTATTATATCATGAAATGTGTATTCAGAATAATATGTTTTTACTGTTGGTGTTATACCATTTTCAACTTTCATGTTTTTCATTGAGTCCTATTCTTTTTAATGCAGTAGTCATTTCATCTTTTACAGCTTTTTCAACACTTTTTTTGTGAATTATATGTGGTGGAGATAACGCTGCACTTAATATTCTACCTTTTGAATCCATGATAACTAACATTGAACCTGAACCAGGAACACCAAGCCTTCCTCTAGCAATAACTAAATCGCAGTCAACGATATCTAATGCCATTAATGCTTTACTTATTGCTGGTGTTCTATTTAGATCACATGCATCTGTGTAGAATTTAAGATGTTTTGCTTTTTGAATTCCAAATTTCTCTAATACTTCATTTATAGCTTTTACTTTCTCTTTTGTTTTATTTGGAACAACTATATTTTTTGCATTAAGAATATATTTTTGAATTTCCTTTACTTCTTTAATTTTATCTCCCTGTCTCCTGCCTTCCACAGATTCAACATATGCTTTTTTTATTAATTTTTCCATAGTCATGCGCATCTAACATGTAACTTCAGTTCAGGTTTTAAATGTAATTCTTTAATAACACGTATTACGTCATCTAAATTTCCAACCTCTGGTGATCCTACACCTTTAACATCATGAGGATAGTTATTGGGGATAACTGTGGCTAAATTGTCAGCACCTGCCATAAGTGAATATTTAACATTTTCTGGTCCGATAGTAGGAGTAGGTACAGTTATTCTTATTTCCGGGTACATCAACCTAGTTATCGCAATAGTTTTCATTTGTTCATGTAAAGGACAAGGAGGATGATTTTCCATAGGTGTTCCTTTATATGGATTGAAACCCATGATTGGTATTTCTCCTAAAGTTTTAAAGGTTTTTAAAAATTTTAAATGCATTAACCTATCATAATATGATTCACCAATGCCTATCAATAATCCTGAAGAAAGTTCAATATTGGCTTCTGATACTAGTTTACATACTTTAATTCTATCCTCAAGGTTTTCACCAGGCTTTAAATCTTTAAATAACTTCCTGTTTATAGTTTCCAAATTACAACAAATAGTGTCGGTATCATATTTTTTCAATTTTAAAATTGTTTCCTTATTAAGATCTGAACCAACATTTATCAATAATTCAAGTGACGTGTTTTCCTTGACAATTTTGGCTGCCTTGACAGCCTGGGAACCACCATAACCATGTGCACCTGAACAGCTAACTCTTGGAATTCCTGATTTCTCTATTTTTTTTGCTGCTTCCAATATTTCATCATCAGTTTTATGAAATGGATGATAATAACCTTCTGGTGAAGTTCCTGCAGCGAAACCACAATATTTACATTTTGGAGAAATCTGACATATATTTGTGATGTGAATTGTTGAAGTTAATTTGATTGAATCCTTATATCTATCTCTAAGCTCAGAAGCAGTGTACATCAGTTCCTTGAAATCATTAGAATTCTTAATTTTAAACAATTTTAAAATTTCACAATCACTCAATTTTTTTTCTTTTAAAGCTTTTTTTAAAATGCTCTTAATCATCATCTTAGCATCACGGCTTTAAAAAATTATTCTGTTATTATTATGAATTCACCGACTTTTTCGACCCTGTGGAATGGAATGTAAAGATAATCTCCCCTTCTTTTTGCCCCTCTCAAATTTACGTTCTTTTTATCTTTTTCAACTTTAACAACAATGTCTGTTATTTTACCGGTTTTATCATTTATTATAATTTCTTCAAGGTCTCCAAGAATTCGAGCATTATTTGTGGCTACTCTATAGCCCCTAATTTCACTCCAAATTTTTTCTTCACTTTTAATTTTTGTTTTTTCCACCATTAAAACCACCAAATTTTTTGAGAAATTCAAGATCTTCAGGAGTATTGATATTCAATGCAAGTTCCAAAAGTGGAAGTTCTAACTTTTTTTCATCTTGTTTTTTATTTACAGCTTTTAATAAATTTAACCCTATTGGTATTTGTTCAGTGTTATATGGAGGGGGAATTAGCCCATATTTTTTGTAAATACTTCGTGGTACAACAACGGTTAAAGCCGGTTTATCACTTTTTTCATAAATATCTATGATCATGTTTATTGTTTTGGGTTTTACCAATGGCAAATCAGCGTTTATTACAAGTAATGTATCTCTTTTTGGAATCTTTGTAATTACATATCTTAAATCATTTACATAACCCTTTCCAGGTGTCACTATTACTCTATATCCTCTTTTTTTTATGTATTCTGTAGTTTTAGGTGTATGGACACTTGTTGCAACTATTATTTCCTTTACTCTATCAACTTTTTCTAAACATTCTATCACATGTTGTATCATTGGTTTACCATTTATATTTATGAGGGGCTTTTCTTTGAAAGATTTAAGAGATTTAAGGCGTGTTCCTTTACCGCCAGCCATCACTAAAGCCTTTAAAAATTTTAGCTAAACCCCCTCCAGATTGTTTCTTTTTATGATATTTTAATCTTTCTGCAAGTATACATCTATCTCCACGATTACCTCCTATTGGTATACGTGGTGTCCCTAAAGAATTCATACATCTAGCCATCATGGCAGCTCCAAGTGCTAAACCATCAGAAACAAATACACAATCTTCAAAATAATCGTTAACATATTCAAGAATTAATTCAGGTTTTTTACCTGTTATACCAGCCCTACCTGTTACTCCCAAAACTGAGCCATCTTCAATTATGTCTTCATTAACAGCTTCTTCCACTAATCTTTTAGCTATTAGTGCACTTACATAATCAATTGTTCCAAATAAAAGCTCTAAACCATCATTTTCATAAATTTCTTTTCCAAGTTCTGATAGTTTATGGAATTTGCTTCCATTTTTTCCTACATCACACCCGATAAGAACTGTTCCAGCATTTTCTGCAGCTTTTGGGTCTACAGGTACAGTACCAAATCTACTTCTACTTTTTGGAACTTTTCTTATGTCTATATATTTGTGGACTTCTTCTGCATATTCTTGTGCTTTTTCTGCATCATATTTACCTTTTGTAGCTTTTACATCTAATACTGCACCTAGTTTTTTATCAACAAGATTAGTACCCTTTATTATGGCATCTGGTATTGCACCAGCCAATCCACAGAAATTTCCAACAGTTTTAGCATATGGTTTTTCACTATTTACAATTCTCCCAGCTAGTGTAGTACCAAAATCCATTGATACACAAGGATTACGAAAATCAACGTCAGTCCATTTGGCACCAAGCTTTATTCCAGCAGTTACAAGTTCTCCTTCCATTTCATTTGCAACCACTTCTCTACCAGTAGGAGGAAGTACTCCAGCTACTGCACCATCAAATGCTATCTTATCTAACAAACTATAATCTTGAAATTCTTTAGGTAAATTTTCCAATGATAATGCAGGTGTCATTCTTGCTGGAGGAATGCCTGCCTTTAAACAACCCTCTGCCAATGCTTTTATCATTTTTCCAACTTCTTCTGGAGATGCAAAACCAGCTGTGACACCTGTAGATCTCACTACAAAGTGAATATCTTTTTTTATGTCTAATTTAGCTCTTTTTGCAGATTCATGTATAGTATCCTTGACCAAATCTGCCACAGATTCTTTTGTAAGTTCAACACCCCAAATTGTTTTCCCAAAAACCTTTTCACCGGGTTTTGGAGGTCTAACGTCCCGTGTCATTTTAACAGTTTTATCTAATAAATACGTTCTACTTGTTCTGAGGTTTGTAGCTGTTATTATGCATTTGGTCGTTGTGTTTCCTAACTCTACTGATGCAACAATGTAATGTACATCTGGCTCCATTGAATATCCAGAACCAACAGTTTTTTTAATAAAAGAAGTAGATTTTATTTCTTCTATTGTTTTATATTTACTTTTTGCCATAATTGGTTTAGGTCCAAACAATCTTTTTAAAAATGACAAAAAATTACCTCCAAAAAACAGAAAATAAAAATTAATTAAAAAAATAAAAAAATTAGAGAAGCTTAAAGAATGGATGCTCTTCAATAGGTTCAGTGCCTATATCTTTTACAGCTTCTGCTATAAATACATCACACATAGCACATGCTGGGAATGCCATCTTAGCGTTTTCTATTGGACCATATAATACGAAATCTCCACCTGCCATCTGTTGAATTAAATTAGATCCAACGTCACATATTGGCCATGCTTCTTTATGTTCTTTCCTGTATTCTCGTAGCCAATCCCATGCAGATGGCACGTTATGAATACCACTTCCAACTGGGTATCCCCATTTACTTTTGGCAACATATGTTGTTCTTATAGCGTTTCCAGCTCCTTGACCAAGAGGTGTTACTGCAACATCCAACAATGGTTTATCAATACCACATTCTTCTGCAATTTCTAAAAGTCCTTTATCTAATGCATCTCCACCATTTTCCCATATTGCGATTTTGCCTTCAACACTAGGATCCATTGCATTAAATCCAAGGACAATTGATGCTGATACATCAGTTTCTTTTAGTGCATCAAATTCTTTTTCTTCTCCTGACATGTTAATTGAATTATAAATAGCGCGATCTGCTACTCCTATTTCATCTACATACTTTGCACCAGCTATTCTAGCATCAGCTGATGTTGAATCTATAAGAAATGGTACGTCTGTGACATCTGCAACAAATTCTAAGTATTTAACTATTGCATCTTCTGTTGCACCAAAAACTTGTACAAGATGGGGATTTCCTGTTGTGTCAGACATCTCTTCTTGGATCTTTATTAGTTCTTCTGCCTTATCCTTATCGAATACACCTTTTTTCTCATCTTCAATGATGCTATGACCACCATAAAATATAGTTCCAGCTAATACTGTTGGATATTCACCAGGTTGTCCACCAATTTTTACTCCTGCGATATCAAGAACAATTTGTTCTTTATCAAATCTAAACATGTTGATTAAACCTCCTTTAACTTTTTTAAATTCTAAGTAATAATCTCACTGCTGGAAGTGCAAAGAAAATTATTAAAATTATTATACCTAAGATAACACCATAAGCTATTCCAATGTCTCTGCCAATTTGTTGTCCTAACCTTTCAAAATATTCTCCAGCTGCAAAGTCAACTTTCTTTTCCATTTCATCAAGTCTTTCATCTATTTTATTGTATTCATCTACTGAGACTAATACACGAGGTATTGTGGTTCCTTCATCATCATTATTTGTCAATATATCATCCTCCTAAAGCTCTAAAAACGGCGACAATACCTATTAAAATTACAGCAAGTAAAATACCATAGATCAATCCAGGAATTCTTGTTTGTATTAATCCTGAAAATACTCTTCCTTCTCTTGCAATCAACTGAACCCTATAGCAAATATCATCTGTTGTTTTTTTCACGCCTTTAATATTTGGTTTATTAGATAATGATATTGCCAAGAAATACACCCCCTCAAATTAGAAGTATAAATCCTATTAAAAGTGTAAGTGCAAGACCTATACCAGTACCTTGAATTTTTCCTGCATACATTCCTGCCCACATTCTCTGTATTCCTCCGACCATCATTATTTGTGTCTGCATATCTCTAATTCTTGCTTCAATTAAAGCTGTCTCTGGTGAAATTGGATTTATTTTCTCTGCTTCCCCTTCTTCTTCCTCTTCTTCAACCTTTACTACCATTGCTTCCTCTTCAAAAGCCCCTGGATCCTTCTCTATGCATTCCTTAACCTTTTCCTTTATCTGATCAGCATCCTCAACATCTATCAAATCAACAATCTCAACCTGTTTCTGGAATCTCTCCAATGCTTCCTCTGGTAAATTCTCTATGTAAGGTATTGCTCCCTTTGCACCAATTATCTTCTTTTTATCATCAACGCCATTCTTATGTAGTGCTTTTATACTTTGTCCAGTTATATGCCCTTGAACCTCTGAACCACATAAAACTAGGAATCTTATGTTTGGATTTGAGATTATATTTGCTATTACCTTCTCTATTCCTAAATTCTCTGTCTTGCAAGGCCCAGCTATTGCAGCTCCTGCATCTATTGGTATATCTTCTATATGTGATGCTAATGTTACTGCTGCAACAGGACTTTCAGGATCTCCAACAATATAATCTCCACTAACTACTGGCCATCCTTCTGCTGGTTCTTTTTTCTCAGCCAAAATCATACACCTCCAAATTTAAGTAAAATTAAAGCGAAAACTATCAATCCAAATACAAATCCATATATCATGTTTGTAATTTTTCCCTGAGTTATATAGATACCTTCTCTTCCTGGATATGACTCTGGAGGAATTGTATTGGGATCTAAAGAATTATAAAGATTATCCACAGCCACCTCCAATTTATCCAACTCTTTATTTAAATCGTCCATTGAAAGAACAATTACATCTCTTCCAAGTGCAGTACTAATGACACCAGCTGATGGATCCAAAGCTAAATTAAATTCAGGTGCTACATGAATGAAAGGAAGCATTTCCATTTTTATACAACCTCCAAGTGTTTTATAATCTATTGTTCTTCTTCAGGCCACCAGCCTGTTCTTTGTACTATTGTGTTCTCGAATACATCCTTGACAAACATTTTCATAGATATTGCCCAGCCAACAGCTGCAACTAGTGAAATTAGCCACCAATATGGATTCTTTATTATGGAGAGTATGCCTACAATTGCCATCATTGCAAATCCTGCTGCTAATGCACATTTCAATGTTCTGTATTGATCTTCATTTGGACCTAAGCAGGCATTAAATGGATGTTGAATTGCCATTGCACACATAAAGTATAAGGCAGGCATATAACCTGTGAGAAGTGTTGGATTAAGTAATCCTGACCCTGTCATTAAATAACTACCTGCTATAGCTGATGAAAATGCTAAAACAGATAACACACTAGCTCCAGCTAACTCTGTCGTACATTGTACAAATATAGGTATTTCCATTTTTATGAAAACTCTACCTACAATTCCAGAAACTGCACCTATGATTAATGCAATTATTAAAGCTGCAATAGGTGCTAATAATGAAGGTATCGCTTTAGATAGTAGTGGAACTGAGACACCCATTATAGTTGATAATAAACCTACCGCACCTAACATTGCTCCAATTGATGGTACTCCAGTACCTAATCCGTAACTTGCAACCCTTCTTACTGCATCGGCACCCCAGAAAATTGCACATACACCACCAAGACCTGCAATTACAGGACCAACCACTGGAATACCTGAAAGATAAATTCCTATTAAACCACCTATTGTTCCAAAAGCTATCAAACGAATAGGTGGTATTTCTACCTCAGCCACTTTAGTAGGCGCACCATGTCCACCAGTAGCGGGTGCTACCATTAAAATGCACCTCCTTTAGCAATTATTAGTGTTAATATAGCTATCACAAATGATACTATTAAACTACCTACAATTCCACGAGGTAAACGGTGTATTTTAGGATCCCAAAGTCCTTCTGTTGTACCTCCAATGTTATAGGATGCTAAAACTGCATTAACAAAGAACATTCCAAGAGCATATGCCACAGCAATTGCTTTAGCACCAAGATCTCCAAAATATGGTATTGTCACTAAAGCATGATATAATGCCCAATATACTAATGCTCCACCAACTCCACCAAGGAAAGCTCCCATGGCTCCACTTATGTAAGCTGATGTAGGTGCTCCATGTCCTTCTGTACCTGGTGTAACATATTTCTCTTGATTCCAACCAGTAATTGGATCTTTTTTTCTCTTAGCAATTGTTGGCACTGATCCAATACCATACACAAGACAAATGTTTGTGAAAAGTCCTGTCAACGTAATCATGACTGATGCACCAATGCCTCCTGCAAGTAGAATCATCCAGAGAGGTTTTTTCAATGCCATTCCTGCAACAATTAAACCTGTCATTGATGCACCAGCTGCAAGTTGGGTTGTACCTGTTGGTATTCCTGAAGATGTTGCCATTGCTCCTGATGCTCCACCAACAGGTACTAAATGAACTCCAGCAAAAACAGACATTCCACCTAGAGTTAAAGCTGCAACCAAAGTTATAGGATCTATCAATTTACTCCCTCCTGTATGGTCCATACTTTTCTCTTGCATGTTTTTCTAATCTATTATTTATTACTATCAACAATATTACGAAAAGAAATGCTGCAAGTATACTCCATTTTTCAAACACTATATCGAACCAAAATGTGAAAAGCACTATTAATCCAAATGCCATTCCTGTTATAGGAGATCCATATTTAACTGTGAAATTACCTACTTCCATAGGACTTCTAGCTCCAAGCACTCCCTTTCTTGTTATATCTCCATGACTAGCTACTGGTATTCCTCCTCCAAATTTTTTATGTACGAACTCCGCTTCTGCTCCATAGTATACATCGCCAACTGCTGAACCTATTGCACCTATAGTCATTCCCCATATCATCCCAATGACAGGTATTGGGAATGGATGTGCAAATCCCTTTACAGGTAAAGTCATTAAGTATGCTACTCCAGTTATACAGAAAAATACTATAAATGCATGTCCAGCTATTGGTCCTAAGTTCTCTGTTAACATATCTAAAAATACTGGTTGATTAAAAGTAGCTGATCCAGATACTCTACCTAAATATGCAGTTGTTGAATATGCTAACCATATAAGTGTTGTAATTGCTGCACCTATTGCCAGTGCAATAACTGCAGGAAGATGTAGATATAACATTGCAACTGTTATTGCCCCAGATACTCCACAAAATGTACCATATGCAAATGGTTCTCCAGCTATTGCCTTATTAAAAAATCTATGTAAATTACCCATCTGCGGTGCTAACTGTACTTGTGAATTTGGGTTACTTTGTGATCCTATATTGGTCTCTACATCCTCAATTGTTTGTCCTATAATTGCAGAAGCTGTTGTAAGTGCCAAAATACCTAAACTAGCCACTGCGGGGTCCATATCATTCCTCCTTTTAACTTTATTAACTAAGTTATTACTTACTAATTCTTTAAAAAGTTTTCGGAAAAAATAGAAAAGAAAAAATCAAAAAATTTTGAATTATGTTAAGAATTTATTTACCAGCAGGCCTTATTAAGTCTCTTTCACCCTCTGGCTCAAATTCACGTAATGCTCCTTTAGCAAATTCGCCACGTGGATTTGTCCAATCGAATGGTAGATTGTCATCTGCAAATGCAACTTTAACCAATGGATTTAGACAATAGGCATCTCCTCTTGCAATATGTGCTGCCTGAACTATACCTGCATATTCTCCTAGATGACCAACATTCATTGCATAGTTTGGATAGTTAGGTCCACGTAGTTCAGCTGGTAATCCTTCATCACTTCTAATTGAATATGTGTTTGCAGCTCCACATTGGTCTTGTAAGTCATAGCCATAGAATCCTAGTCTTGCATGACATTCTTTATGTAGTATTTGTGATAAGTACCAACCACTTAATCCTGCTTGAGCATTGCCTGCTGCAAAGGCTGTTGAACATCCAGATGCAGCTGCAGCAATCGCTGCTCTTTGTGAACCTCCAAAGTGATCTTCCATTAATGTTGGATATTCTTCATATTGTTCAAGACTGTAAAGTGTAACTTCGGTTGCTACATCAAGTATTGTGTCGAAATCATGTGGTGCCTCTGCTAGTCCACCATATTTGTCTTCTACGTATTCTTTACCATAGTATGTGAAATCATCAAGTATGTTGTCGGTATACGATGCTGTAGCATATTGTGTGAATCCTACTCCACCTGACATGTAAGATCCTAGCCATATTTGGTCATATAGCATTGCTCCAGAAGCTACTACATCTAATGCCACTCTCACAGGGTCTTCATAATGTACTCTGCTACTCTGGACAATGTCTGCTAGAAATCCAAATGGTACTCCTCCTGGTTCATTTTCACCTCTAGCTCTTCTAACAGGTAGAAATGTACCTAAATGTATAACTTCTGCATGTTTTGCAGCATATGCGAAATCTGCCGTTGCAGCTTCTCCAGCAGCTTGTTTATATGCAGAAATCATTGACATTCCTATTTGCATTGCTGACCATCTTGATGTAGTTGCACCATCACAAGTTCTAGAAACTATTGTTGGAATTCTAACTGCTTGCCATATAGAATCTCCAATAGCTTTTTTCAATTGCTCAGCTTGGTGTTCTGGGAACTGTTTGTTTATATCTATTAAATAACAGGATTCTATTTCATCTGCTAATTCATCGTTACCTGTAAATACTT
Coding sequences within:
- a CDS encoding methyl-coenzyme M reductase, alpha subunit (COGs: COG4058 Methyl coenzyme M reductase alpha subunit~InterPro IPR016212: IPR015811: IPR015823: IPR008924: IPR 009024: IPR003183: IPR009047~KEGG: mth:MTH1164 methyl coenzyme M reductase I, alpha subunit~PFAM: methyl-coenzyme M reductase alpha subunit domain protein~PRIAM: Coenzyme-B sulfoethylthiotransferase~SPTR: P12971 Methyl-coenzyme M reductase subunit alpha~TIGRFAM: methyl-coenzyme M reductase, alpha subunit~PFAM: Methyl-coenzyme M reductase alpha subunit, N-terminal domain; Methyl-coenzyme M reductase alpha subunit, C-terminal domain~TIGRFAM: methyl-coenzyme M reductase, alpha subunit), whose translation is MAEERKKLFVDALRKKFKEEPKERKTTFYTLGGWKQSERKKEFVEYGKKVAKERGIPAYNPDIGTPLGQRVLMPYQVSTTDTFVEGDDLHFVNNAAMQQFWDDIRRTVIVGLNHAHRILERRLGKEVTPETINHYLETVNHAMPGAAVVQEHMVETHPGLTADSYVKVFTGNDELADEIESCYLIDINKQFPEHQAEQLKKAIGDSIWQAVRIPTIVSRTCDGATTSRWSAMQIGMSMISAYKQAAGEAATADFAYAAKHAEVIHLGTFLPVRRARGENEPGGVPFGFLADIVQSSRVHYEDPVRVALDVVASGAMLYDQIWLGSYMSGGVGFTQYATASYTDNILDDFTYYGKEYVEDKYGGLAEAPHDFDTILDVATEVTLYSLEQYEEYPTLMEDHFGGSQRAAIAAAASGCSTAFAAGNAQAGLSGWYLSQILHKECHARLGFYGYDLQDQCGAANTYSIRSDEGLPAELRGPNYPNYAMNVGHLGEYAGIVQAAHIARGDAYCLNPLVKVAFADDNLPFDWTNPRGEFAKGALREFEPEGERDLIRPAGK